One Asticcacaulis sp. MM231 DNA segment encodes these proteins:
- a CDS encoding Fic family protein: protein MAESTPNLRLGRYIETPVAGEIVRAFVPPPLPPTPAIDVLALLEKLSLAERALGRLDGITMLLPRQELFLYMYVRKEAVLSSQIEGTQSTLSDLLRFETEAQAGEPIDDIREVSNYVDAMMYGLERLEELPLSLRLIREMHQRLLESGRGGTKSPGEFRRSQNWIGGTRPGNALFVPPPPIEMEGCLDALERFMHEEGSRLPALIKAGLLHVQFETIHPFLDGNGRIGRLLVTLYLCVNGVLRKPLLYLSLYLKSHRADYYRLLQQVREHGAWEAWLDFFLSGVADTANQAFEAATRIVDLFKEDHERITAESDRAGSALRIHDLFQQNPYLTANQLVQQTGLSAPTVNAALVDLERFGIVEEITGRKRGRVFSYQRYLAILSEGTDPLPNST from the coding sequence ATGGCAGAATCAACACCCAACCTTCGGCTTGGACGTTACATCGAAACCCCCGTTGCGGGCGAAATCGTGCGTGCCTTTGTGCCGCCACCGCTGCCGCCGACGCCAGCGATCGACGTACTCGCCCTGTTGGAAAAACTCAGCCTTGCAGAACGTGCGCTCGGACGGCTGGACGGCATCACCATGTTGCTGCCACGTCAGGAACTGTTCCTGTATATGTATGTGAGGAAAGAAGCGGTCCTTTCATCCCAGATCGAGGGTACGCAATCGACTTTATCAGACCTTCTGCGCTTCGAGACCGAAGCGCAGGCAGGCGAACCGATCGATGATATCCGCGAAGTCTCAAACTATGTCGATGCCATGATGTATGGATTGGAACGGTTGGAAGAATTACCACTTTCTTTGCGACTGATCCGCGAGATGCACCAACGGTTGCTAGAGAGCGGGCGGGGCGGCACAAAAAGTCCCGGTGAATTCCGGCGGTCGCAAAACTGGATCGGCGGGACGCGCCCCGGCAATGCGCTATTCGTGCCACCGCCACCGATCGAAATGGAGGGTTGCCTCGACGCGCTTGAACGCTTCATGCACGAGGAAGGGTCGCGTCTGCCCGCCCTCATCAAGGCCGGGCTGCTACATGTTCAGTTCGAAACCATACACCCATTCCTAGATGGAAACGGAAGGATTGGCCGCCTCCTGGTGACGTTGTATCTCTGCGTCAACGGCGTGCTGCGCAAGCCGCTGCTCTATTTGAGCCTATACCTGAAATCGCATCGCGCCGACTATTATCGCCTACTTCAGCAGGTACGCGAACACGGGGCCTGGGAAGCGTGGCTCGACTTCTTTCTCTCCGGCGTCGCGGATACTGCCAATCAGGCCTTCGAGGCCGCTACGCGCATCGTCGATCTCTTCAAGGAAGACCATGAACGGATTACTGCGGAAAGCGACCGTGCCGGTTCAGCACTGCGAATCCACGATCTTTTTCAGCAGAACCCGTACTTGACGGCCAACCAACTCGTCCAACAAACCGGGCTTTCGGCTCCTACGGTCAATGCGGCTCTCGTCGATCTGGAGCGATTTGGCATCGTCGAGGAAATTACCGGGCGCAAACGTGGCCGCGTGTTCAGTTACCAGCGTTACCTCGCCATCCTGAGCGAGGGAACCGACCCGCTCCCCAATTCTACCTAA